In one Pseudomonas sp. Bout1 genomic region, the following are encoded:
- a CDS encoding leucyl aminopeptidase, with protein sequence MELVVKSVSPETLKTATLVVAVGEGRKLGVAAKQLDELSGGAISAVLKRGDLAGKVGQSLLLQSLPNLKAERVLLVGVGKEAELGDRPFRKIISSILTTLKGLGGTDAALALDEIVVKGRDSYGKTRLLAESLLDGGYVFDQFKSTKAEPRALKKVTLLTIKAAQAEVERAVTHAQAIAGGMAFTRDLGNLPPNICHPTYLGEQAKALGKEFKGLKVEVLDEKKIKELGMGSFYAVGQGSDQPPRLIVMQYNGGKKSEKPYALVGKGITFDTGGISLKPGLGMDEMKYDMGGAASVFGTLRAVLELKLPINLVCILACAENMPSGGAARPGDIVTTLSGQTVEILNTDAEGRLVLCDALTYAERFKPQAVIDIATLTGACVVALGAHTSGLLGNNDELIGQLLSAGKAADDRAWQLPLFDEYQEQLDSPFADIANIGGPKAGTITAACFLSRFAKNFNWAHLDIAGTAWTSGGKDKGATGRPVPLLTQYLLDRAKA encoded by the coding sequence ATGGAACTGGTTGTAAAAAGCGTTAGCCCCGAAACGTTGAAAACCGCCACCCTCGTGGTCGCTGTCGGCGAAGGCCGCAAGCTCGGCGTTGCCGCCAAGCAACTGGACGAACTGAGCGGCGGCGCCATCAGCGCGGTCCTCAAGCGCGGTGACCTGGCCGGCAAAGTCGGCCAAAGCCTGCTGCTGCAAAGCCTGCCCAACCTTAAAGCCGAGCGCGTATTGCTGGTGGGCGTTGGTAAAGAAGCCGAACTGGGCGACCGCCCGTTCCGCAAGATCATCAGCAGCATCCTCACGACCCTCAAGGGCCTGGGCGGCACCGACGCAGCGCTGGCGCTGGACGAAATTGTAGTCAAGGGCCGCGATAGCTACGGCAAGACCCGCCTGCTGGCCGAAAGCCTGCTGGACGGCGGCTACGTCTTCGACCAGTTCAAGAGCACCAAGGCCGAACCCCGCGCCCTGAAGAAAGTCACCCTGCTGACCATCAAGGCCGCCCAGGCTGAAGTCGAACGCGCCGTGACCCATGCCCAGGCCATCGCCGGCGGCATGGCGTTCACCCGTGACCTGGGCAACCTGCCTCCGAACATCTGCCACCCCACCTACCTGGGCGAACAAGCCAAGGCATTGGGCAAGGAATTCAAGGGCCTCAAAGTTGAAGTCCTGGATGAGAAAAAGATCAAGGAACTGGGCATGGGCTCGTTCTATGCCGTGGGCCAGGGCAGCGACCAGCCGCCACGCCTGATCGTGATGCAATACAACGGCGGCAAGAAGTCCGAGAAGCCTTACGCCCTGGTCGGCAAAGGCATCACCTTCGACACCGGCGGCATCAGCCTCAAGCCGGGCCTGGGCATGGACGAGATGAAGTACGACATGGGCGGCGCCGCCAGCGTATTCGGTACCCTGCGTGCCGTGCTGGAACTCAAGCTGCCGATCAACCTGGTGTGCATCCTGGCCTGCGCCGAGAACATGCCAAGCGGCGGCGCGGCGCGTCCGGGCGATATCGTCACCACCCTCAGCGGCCAGACCGTGGAAATCCTCAACACCGACGCCGAAGGCCGCCTGGTATTGTGCGACGCACTGACCTACGCCGAACGCTTCAAGCCCCAAGCCGTGATCGACATCGCCACCCTCACCGGCGCCTGCGTGGTTGCCCTGGGCGCCCACACATCGGGCCTGCTGGGCAACAACGACGAACTGATCGGCCAACTACTCAGCGCCGGCAAGGCGGCTGACGACCGCGCCTGGCAACTGCCGCTGTTCGACGAGTACCAGGAACAGCTGGACAGCCCGTTCGCCGACATCGCCAACATTGGCGGCCCGAAAGCCGGCACCATCACTGCAGCCTGCTTCCTGTCGCGCTTCGCCAAGAACTTCAACTGGGCCCACCTGGACATCGCCGGCACTGCCTGGACCAGCGGCGGCAAGGACAAGGGCGCCACTGGCCGTCCGGTTCCATTGTTGACCCAATACCTGCTGGACCGCGCCAAAGCCTGA
- the rnc gene encoding ribonuclease III — translation MSVSLSRLERQLGYTFKDQELMILALTHRSFAGRNNERLEFLGDAILNFVAGEALFTRFPLAREGQLSRLRARLVKGETLAVLARGFDLGDYLRLGSGELKSGGFRRESILADALEALIGAIYLDAGMEAAKERVVAWLSTEIESLTLVDTNKDPKTRLQEFLQSRGCDLPRYEVVDIQGEPHCRVFFVECEITLLNEKSRGQGVSRRIAEQVAAAAALIALGVENGHD, via the coding sequence GTGAGCGTTTCTCTAAGCCGTCTCGAGCGTCAGCTCGGCTATACCTTCAAGGATCAGGAATTGATGATCCTTGCCCTCACACACCGCAGTTTTGCCGGGCGTAACAACGAGCGCCTGGAATTCCTCGGTGATGCCATCCTCAACTTCGTGGCCGGTGAAGCCCTGTTCACGCGCTTCCCGCTGGCCCGCGAAGGCCAGTTGTCGCGCCTGCGTGCGCGGCTGGTAAAAGGCGAGACCCTGGCGGTACTGGCCCGTGGTTTCGACCTGGGTGATTACCTGCGCCTGGGCTCTGGCGAGTTGAAGAGCGGCGGTTTCCGTCGCGAGTCGATCCTGGCCGACGCCCTTGAGGCACTGATCGGCGCGATCTACCTCGATGCGGGCATGGAAGCGGCCAAAGAGCGCGTCGTCGCCTGGCTGTCGACCGAGATTGAAAGCCTGACGCTGGTAGACACCAACAAAGATCCGAAGACCCGCCTGCAGGAATTCCTGCAGTCCCGTGGTTGCGACCTGCCGCGTTACGAAGTGGTGGATATCCAGGGTGAGCCGCATTGCCGAGTGTTCTTCGTCGAATGTGAAATCACCTTACTGAATGAAAAAAGCCGAGGTCAGGGTGTGAGCCGTCGTATTGCCGAACAGGTAGCGGCCGCTGCAGCACTGATTGCCCTGGGCGTGGAGAATGGCCATGACTGA
- the lepA gene encoding translation elongation factor 4, with protein sequence MSDLSHIRNFSIIAHIDHGKSTLADRFIQMCGGLAEREMEAQVLDSMDLERERGITIKAHSVTLYYAAKDGIKYQLNFIDTPGHVDFTYEVSRSLAACEGALLVVDAGQGVEAQSVANCYTAIEQGLEVMPVLNKIDLPQADPDRVKEEIEKIIGIDATDAVECSAKTGLGVDEVLERLVKTIPAPTGNYEDPLQALIIDSWFDNYLGVVSLVRVRHGRVKKGDKILVKSTGKIHLVDSVGVFNPKHTATVDLKAGEVGFIIAGIKDIHGAPVGDTLTLSTTPDVDVLPGFKRIQPQVYAGLFPVSSDDFEDFREALQKLTLNDSSLQYTPESSDALGFGFRCGFLGMLHMEIIQERLEREYDLDLITTAPTVIFELLLKTGETIYVDNPSKLPDLSSIEDMREPIVRANILVPQEHLGNVITLCVEKRGLQHDMLFLGTQVQVTYDLPMNEVVLDFFDRLKSTSRGYASLDYHFDRYQSANLVKLDVLINGDKVDALALIVHKDNAHYKGRQLTEKMKELIPRQMFDVAIQAAIGGQIIARTSVKALRKNVLAKCYGGDVSRKRKLLEKQKAGKKRMKQVGNVEIPQEAFLAVLRLDS encoded by the coding sequence GTGAGTGATTTGAGTCATATCCGCAATTTCTCCATCATCGCCCACATTGACCATGGCAAGTCGACGCTGGCCGATCGATTCATCCAGATGTGCGGCGGCCTTGCCGAGCGTGAAATGGAAGCCCAGGTGCTGGACTCCATGGACCTCGAGCGCGAGCGCGGGATCACCATCAAGGCCCACAGCGTTACCCTGTACTACGCCGCCAAAGACGGTATCAAGTACCAGCTCAACTTCATTGACACCCCGGGCCACGTCGACTTCACCTATGAAGTCAGCCGTTCGCTGGCGGCCTGTGAAGGTGCGCTGCTGGTAGTGGACGCGGGCCAGGGCGTTGAAGCCCAGTCCGTCGCCAACTGCTACACCGCCATCGAGCAAGGCCTGGAAGTGATGCCGGTGCTGAACAAGATCGACCTGCCACAGGCCGATCCGGACCGCGTCAAGGAAGAGATCGAGAAGATCATCGGCATTGACGCCACCGACGCCGTCGAGTGCAGCGCCAAGACCGGCCTGGGCGTCGACGAAGTGCTCGAGCGCCTGGTCAAGACCATTCCAGCCCCCACCGGCAACTACGAAGATCCGCTGCAAGCGTTGATCATCGACTCCTGGTTCGACAACTACCTGGGCGTTGTATCCCTGGTACGCGTGCGCCACGGCCGTGTGAAGAAGGGCGACAAGATCCTGGTCAAATCCACCGGCAAGATCCACCTGGTGGACAGCGTGGGTGTGTTCAACCCCAAGCACACCGCAACCGTTGATCTGAAAGCCGGTGAAGTGGGCTTCATCATCGCCGGTATCAAGGACATCCACGGTGCACCGGTGGGTGACACCCTGACCTTGAGCACCACCCCTGACGTCGACGTGCTGCCGGGCTTCAAACGCATCCAGCCGCAGGTGTACGCCGGCCTGTTCCCGGTCAGCTCCGACGACTTTGAGGATTTTCGCGAAGCCCTGCAGAAGCTGACCCTCAACGACTCGTCGTTGCAGTACACCCCGGAAAGCTCCGACGCCCTGGGCTTCGGCTTCCGTTGCGGTTTCCTGGGCATGCTGCACATGGAAATCATCCAGGAGCGCCTCGAGCGCGAATACGACCTGGACCTGATCACCACCGCGCCAACCGTTATTTTTGAGCTGTTGCTGAAAACCGGTGAAACGATTTACGTCGACAACCCGTCCAAGCTTCCGGACCTGTCTTCCATCGAAGACATGCGCGAACCGATCGTGCGGGCCAATATTCTTGTGCCGCAGGAACACTTGGGTAACGTCATTACCCTGTGTGTTGAAAAGCGTGGTTTGCAACACGACATGCTGTTCCTCGGTACCCAGGTGCAAGTGACCTACGATTTGCCGATGAACGAAGTGGTCCTGGACTTCTTCGACCGTCTCAAATCCACCAGCCGCGGCTATGCTTCGCTGGATTATCATTTTGACCGTTACCAATCAGCTAATCTGGTGAAGCTGGATGTGCTGATCAACGGTGACAAGGTCGATGCCCTGGCGCTGATCGTGCACAAGGACAACGCGCACTACAAAGGTCGCCAGTTGACCGAAAAGATGAAAGAACTGATTCCGCGCCAGATGTTCGACGTCGCGATCCAGGCCGCTATTGGCGGGCAGATCATTGCACGGACCTCCGTCAAGGCACTCAGAAAGAACGTACTGGCCAAATGCTATGGCGGCGACGTCAGCCGTAAGCGCAAGCTGCTCGAGAAGCAAAAGGCCGGTAAAAAACGCATGAAGCAAGTGGGCAACGTGGAAATTCCACAAGAAGCCTTCCTTGCGGTGCTCAGGTTGGATAGTTAG
- the lepB gene encoding signal peptidase I — translation MSLNFPLLLVIAVAVCGLLALLDLVFFAPRRRAAIASYQGSVSQPDVAVVEKLNKEPMLVEYGKSFFPVLFIVLVLRSFLVEPFQIPSGSMKPTLDVGDFILVNKFSYGIRLPVIDKKVIEIGDPQRGDVMVFRYPSDPNVNYIKRVVGLPGDVIRYTSDKRLFVNGESVAEKLIGSEPNTLGSAELYQEKLGAVEHEIRKEMSRYRSPPDNQWTVPAGHYFMMGDNRDNSNDSRYWDDPNIPKELLGMVPDQNIVGKAFAVWMSWPEPKLSHLPNFSRVGLIK, via the coding sequence ATGTCACTAAATTTCCCGCTGTTGCTGGTCATCGCCGTTGCCGTTTGCGGTCTGTTGGCGTTGCTCGATCTGGTGTTCTTCGCCCCGCGTCGCCGGGCAGCCATCGCGTCCTATCAGGGCAGCGTCAGCCAGCCCGATGTGGCGGTGGTCGAGAAACTGAACAAAGAGCCGATGCTGGTTGAATACGGCAAATCGTTCTTCCCGGTGTTGTTCATCGTGCTGGTGCTGCGTTCGTTCCTGGTGGAACCGTTTCAGATCCCTTCGGGCTCTATGAAACCGACCCTGGACGTGGGCGACTTCATCCTGGTGAACAAGTTTTCCTACGGGATCCGCTTGCCGGTGATCGACAAGAAAGTCATCGAGATCGGTGACCCGCAGCGCGGCGATGTGATGGTGTTTCGCTACCCAAGCGACCCGAACGTCAACTATATCAAGCGTGTAGTGGGCCTGCCGGGCGACGTGATTCGTTACACCAGCGACAAGCGCCTGTTCGTCAATGGCGAGTCGGTGGCCGAAAAACTGATCGGTTCCGAGCCGAATACCCTGGGCAGCGCCGAGTTGTACCAGGAGAAACTCGGGGCGGTAGAGCACGAAATCCGCAAGGAAATGAGCCGCTACCGTTCGCCGCCCGATAACCAATGGACGGTGCCTGCCGGGCATTACTTCATGATGGGCGACAACCGCGACAACTCCAATGACAGCCGCTACTGGGATGACCCCAATATTCCCAAAGAGCTGCTGGGCATGGTCCCCGACCAGAATATCGTCGGCAAGGCCTTCGCGGTCTGGATGAGTTGGCCGGAACCCAAGCTCAGTCACCTGCCGAATTTCTCGCGGGTGGGGCTGATCAAGTAA
- the lptF gene encoding LPS export ABC transporter permease LptF: MIVFRYLSREVLLTLSAVSAVLLVIIMSGRFVKYLAQAASGALDPGSLFLIMGFRLPGFLQLILPLGLFLGILLAYGRLYLESEMTVLSATGMSQQRLLAMTMVPATGIALIVAWLSLSLAPQGALQFQLVLNKQDAMTEFDTLEPGRFQALNDGTRVTYTEQLSDDRANLGGVFISQKNLGQNQKDRGISILVADSGRQEVRPDGSRYLILENGYRYDGSPGQADYRAIKYDTYGVMLARPDVSDEVTDRDAIPTPDLIGSKELRSIAELQWRISLPLLVFIVTLMAVPLSRVNPRQGRFLKLLPAILLYMAYLTILISARGSLEKGKLPPALGLWWVHGVFLAIGLGLLYWEPLRLKMQSRRSMKEMARG; this comes from the coding sequence TTGATCGTCTTCCGTTATCTGTCCCGCGAAGTCCTGTTGACCCTGAGTGCCGTGAGTGCGGTATTGCTGGTCATCATCATGAGTGGTCGCTTCGTCAAATACCTCGCCCAGGCCGCCTCGGGTGCCCTGGATCCAGGCTCGCTGTTCCTGATCATGGGTTTTCGCCTGCCAGGCTTCCTGCAGCTGATCCTGCCACTGGGCCTGTTTCTCGGGATCCTGTTGGCCTACGGCCGCTTGTACCTTGAAAGCGAAATGACCGTGCTGTCAGCCACCGGCATGAGCCAGCAGCGCCTGCTGGCCATGACCATGGTCCCCGCCACCGGTATCGCGCTGATCGTGGCCTGGTTGAGCCTGAGCCTGGCGCCCCAGGGTGCCTTGCAGTTCCAACTGGTGCTCAACAAACAGGACGCCATGACCGAATTCGACACCCTGGAGCCAGGCCGCTTCCAGGCGCTCAACGACGGCACCCGGGTGACCTACACCGAGCAACTGTCGGATGACCGTGCCAACCTGGGCGGTGTGTTCATCTCCCAGAAAAACCTCGGCCAGAACCAGAAAGACCGTGGTATTTCCATACTGGTGGCCGACAGCGGGCGCCAGGAAGTGCGCCCGGACGGCAGCCGCTACCTGATCCTGGAGAACGGTTATCGCTATGACGGCAGCCCCGGGCAGGCCGATTACCGCGCAATCAAGTACGACACTTATGGCGTGATGCTGGCCCGGCCGGACGTCAGCGACGAAGTGACCGACCGCGACGCGATCCCGACGCCCGACCTGATCGGCAGCAAGGAATTGCGCTCGATCGCCGAGCTGCAATGGCGGATTTCCTTGCCGCTGCTGGTGTTTATCGTGACCTTGATGGCCGTGCCGCTGTCCCGGGTCAACCCACGCCAGGGCCGCTTCCTCAAGCTGTTGCCGGCGATCCTGCTGTATATGGCGTACCTGACCATCCTGATTTCCGCCCGTGGCTCCCTGGAGAAGGGCAAGCTGCCGCCGGCCCTCGGGTTGTGGTGGGTCCACGGGGTTTTCCTGGCGATTGGCCTGGGCCTGCTTTATTGGGAACCGTTGCGCTTGAAGATGCAGAGTCGTCGCAGCATGAAGGAGATGGCTCGTGGTTAA
- the lptG gene encoding LPS export ABC transporter permease LptG encodes MVKLDRYIGSSVLVAILAVLGIILGLASLFAFIDEVGNVSDTYTVADVLSYVALTAPRRLYDMMPMAALIGCLIGLGSLASNSELTIMRAAGVSIGRIVWAVMKPMLLLMVVSVLIGEYVAPPAESTAQANRALAQGSGDAQSSRHGLWHRQGEEFIHINAVQPGGLLIGVTRYHFDKERHLLSSSFAKRAQYADEKWQLSEVSTTYFRDIGKGAASSTEVINVPTEPWDISLKPELLNTVVMIPESLPISGLWGYIHYLKDQGLNNGRYWLAFWVKVLQPVVTAALVLMAISFIFGPLRSVTLGQRVFTGVLVGFTFRIAQDLLGPSSLVFGFSPLFAVLVPTGICAVAGFWLLRRAG; translated from the coding sequence GTGGTTAAGCTCGACCGCTACATTGGTAGCAGCGTCCTGGTCGCAATCCTTGCGGTACTGGGCATTATTCTGGGTTTGGCTTCGCTGTTCGCCTTCATTGATGAAGTCGGCAACGTCAGCGATACGTACACCGTTGCCGACGTTCTGAGCTACGTGGCGCTGACCGCACCCCGTCGTCTCTACGACATGATGCCGATGGCGGCGCTGATCGGCTGCCTGATCGGCCTGGGCAGCCTGGCCAGCAACAGCGAACTGACCATCATGCGCGCGGCGGGTGTTTCCATCGGCCGCATCGTGTGGGCGGTCATGAAGCCGATGCTGTTGCTGATGGTGGTCAGCGTGCTGATCGGTGAATACGTGGCGCCTCCCGCCGAATCCACGGCCCAGGCCAATCGTGCGCTGGCCCAGGGTTCGGGTGATGCGCAGAGCTCCAGGCATGGCCTGTGGCACCGTCAGGGTGAAGAATTTATCCACATCAACGCCGTGCAGCCGGGCGGCTTGTTGATCGGTGTCACCCGTTATCATTTCGATAAGGAACGTCACCTGCTGTCGTCCAGCTTCGCCAAACGTGCGCAGTACGCCGACGAAAAGTGGCAACTGAGCGAAGTGAGTACCACCTATTTCCGCGATATCGGCAAGGGTGCGGCCTCCAGCACCGAAGTGATCAATGTGCCGACAGAGCCGTGGGATATTTCCCTCAAGCCTGAATTGCTGAACACGGTGGTGATGATTCCCGAAAGCCTGCCTATCTCCGGCCTGTGGGGTTATATCCATTACCTCAAGGACCAGGGCTTGAACAACGGTCGTTATTGGCTGGCGTTTTGGGTCAAGGTGTTGCAGCCGGTGGTGACTGCCGCGCTGGTGCTGATGGCGATCTCGTTCATCTTCGGCCCGCTGCGCTCCGTCACCCTCGGCCAGCGTGTGTTTACCGGCGTATTGGTGGGCTTCACGTTCCGTATTGCCCAGGACCTGCTGGGGCCGTCCAGCCTGGTATTCGGTTTCTCGCCGCTGTTTGCGGTGCTGGTACCGACCGGCATCTGCGCCGTGGCCGGCTTCTGGCTGTTGCGTCGGGCCGGTTGA